A window of Quercus robur chromosome 12, dhQueRobu3.1, whole genome shotgun sequence genomic DNA:
tagaaactgaaaacagtcttttgtatgttttcagtttcctttacaaattaagttttgagaacagtttttgttttctgttcattttgagttgccaaacaagttttttagtctcaaaaataaaaattgtttttggaaacagaaaatGTGGAGGAAAAATTagcagttaccaaacatacccccTGGTGTTTGAACTCCTcttcaactattgaattattagaaatattttatacacCTTGCTTTgtagttttagtaaaaatagaatGCCATTTCCAAGTGAAAAACTACGTACAAATGGATATTGCTACTGAAAGTATATCAGACAGTTTTGCTCTAAATTAGTTTAGCAAAATCTCTTCCAATTTACTATGTGATAATTTAAGAAACCATTAACACGTTGTTTTAGTCATTTAAGCTATTTAACTATTGAAGGGAatgtttttcacaaaaaatgGTGATGTTATATATACTAGAATTTCCAAGTGAAAAAAAGTAGCATTCACAGTCTAGGGATGATTCATTAACATCGGATATATAGATGCTATTTGGAGTGGGCGTCtgcattttcagtttttttttttcctgcacgTGAACAGTAACATTACATGAGTTTACTGCGCAAGGgacaaaaattactgttcatgcactgtttatCACTGTTCATAATACTGTTTAcgtactaaaaaatattaaaaatgggtcccacggtactatttacacatttaaaaattattttactatagtattttccgtttttaatttttaattttaacaaaaataagttcaatccaaacaaactCATGAAAGCAAAACAAGAAGGAATTAATGGTCTCTTTCTTACAGGCAACCGTACGTCTCTTTCACGCTTTTGTCATGTGCCTACAATCTCGGGGAAGATAACTAAATTCCAGAGGCACAGTCTGTGGCCAAAATTGACGCGAAATTGCTAGACAAAAACAGTGGGTCATTAATCATTTTATAAGATACATTGAAACTTGGAAAGTGCACATGTGCACACACAAAACATAATAGAAAGAAGTAAAAATGGGTTCCAAGACGCTAAAGGCTGATAAGCCTCATGCAGTTTGTATTCCATTTCCAGTTCAAAGCCACATAAAAGCAATGCTCAAGTTTTCAAAGCTTCTCCACCATAAAGGCTTTCACATAACCTTTGTTAACACTGAGTTCAACCACCAGCGTTTTCTGAAACTTAGAGGTCCCAACTCCTTAGATGGTTTGTCTGACTTTCGATTCGAAACCATTCCAGATAACCTCCCTCCATCGGATCCAAATGCCAGTCAAGACGTCCGTTCTCTTTGCAATTCCATTATGAAAAACTTCTTGGCCTCATTTTCTAACCTTCTTGTGAAACTCAACAGTGCACCTTCAAACGTTCCTCCAGTGACTTGTATTATCTCAGATGGTTTCATGCAATTCACCATCAACGCTGCACAGGAACTCGGAATCCCAATTCTAATGTTCTTCACTGTCTCCGCTTGTAGCTTAATGGGTTACATGCAGATTCCTCCTCTCAAGGATAAAGGCATCATTCCACTTAAAGGTGTGTAACAAAAAAAGCGAAACTCCATTGAAATCttgcattaatttattagaGCAATTGCATGTTTggattattaattattattattttttttggagaagaattatgaattatgaattattattattattaatattaatattattattgttattattatagttACAAACTCACAATATCCATCTTTActtctttaatttaaaatgtagcAATAtcgtattttattttattgtactGATTCTACTGAACAATTTACTCCTctattatcattttatattaaaaactcAATTCTTTTGTTAGTTGAAAATGGGTTTGAATCAACATGTTAATGACTTTTATACCCTCTTATAACAAACATATCACATGCGCGCAGTTATACACAATTGACAATTTGAAGGATTATAGTTGTGCATATGTGACGTGTTTGTTATGGGAGTGTATTAAGACCATCATCGTGTTTGTTATTGGATGGTAAATATTAATACCATTAAAGTGTGGGTTTGgccatgtatttttttaaaaattgaattattttttttatttgacaaaaaCACTAAcctatggaaaaaaaaaaatgttcattacAACATTGCTATGTTTAAACTAAAATGAGAACATTGCAATTTTCTTATAGTATTAAGgggataaagtgtaatttttcttttttattttggttaaaaataaatttaattttaagctGAAAATATTCAGTCTTTTTGCAGAGAAGAGCTATTTAACCAATGGGTATTTGGATATAGTTATAGATTGGATTCCAGGTATGAGAGGCATTCGTCTCAAGGATCTCCCAAGTGAGGTTCGAACTATAGATCCAAATGATGCTGCCTTTAAATTGGTGATCGAAACAGCAGAGAGAACTCATATGGCTTCAGGAATTGTTATTCAAACATTTGATGCATTAGAACAAGAAGTTTTGGATGCTCTCTTGACCATGTTTCCTCATGTATATGCCATTGGCCCTCTCCAACCATTGCTCAATCACTTACCCAATGACCCTTTAAAATCAATTCGATATAGTTTATTGGAGGAAGAAACTGAGTGCCTCCAATGGCTTAACTCTAAGGCGCCCAACTCTGTAATATATGTGAATTTTGGCAGCATAGTTGTCATGACACCAACACAGTTGGTTGAGTTTGGTTGGGGACTTGCAAAtagtaaatatttatttttgtggatAATTAGACCTGATTTAGTTGTTGGTGAATCAGCAATATTGCCACCTGAGTTCAAGttagaaattaaagaaaggGGTTTGATAGCTAGTTGGTGCCCTCAAGAAGAAGTGTTGAACCACCCCTCAATTGGAGGG
This region includes:
- the LOC126710239 gene encoding 7-deoxyloganetin glucosyltransferase-like isoform X1 — encoded protein: MGSKTLKADKPHAVCIPFPVQSHIKAMLKFSKLLHHKGFHITFVNTEFNHQRFLKLRGPNSLDGLSDFRFETIPDNLPPSDPNASQDVRSLCNSIMKNFLASFSNLLVKLNSAPSNVPPVTCIISDGFMQFTINAAQELGIPILMFFTVSACSLMGYMQIPPLKDKGIIPLKEKSYLTNGYLDIVIDWIPGMRGIRLKDLPSEVRTIDPNDAAFKLVIETAERTHMASGIVIQTFDALEQEVLDALLTMFPHVYAIGPLQPLLNHLPNDPLKSIRYSLLEEETECLQWLNSKAPNSVIYVNFGSIVVMTPTQLVEFGWGLANSKYLFLWIIRPDLVVGESAILPPEFKLEIKERGLIASWCPQEEVLNHPSIGGFLTHCGWNSTIESVCAGIPMLCWPFLADQQTNCKYTCNEWGIGMEIDNDVKREEVEKIVKELMEGEKGKKMKKKAMEWKKLAEEATEPLGSSSINLNNLVNEVLLSK